The Leptospira sp. WS60.C2 genome includes the window TCCAAGGCGATCATCCCTTTGGGTATTTAAAATGTGAATCTGGTGTGCATCGATTGGTGCGAATCTCTCCATTTGATTCCAATAAACGAAGGCATACATCCTTTGCTTCTGTGTACGTAACACCAGAAGTGGATGATGATATCCAAGTGAATATCGAAGAAAAAGACTTACGTGTCGATGTGTATCGTTCTTCTGGAGCAGGTGGTCAGCACGTGAACACAACTGACTCAGCGGTTCGGATCACACACATTCCGACAGGAATTGTTGTTTCTTGTCAGATGGAACGATCCCAAATCAAAAACCGTGACACTGCGATGAAGATGTTAAAAGCACGTCTTTATGAGATGGAAAAACAAAAAGTAGAAGAAGAAAACGCCAAAAAAGCTGGGGAAAAACGAGACATTGCTTGGGGTTCACAAATTCGAAGTTATGTGTTCCATCCATACAACTTGGTGAAAGATCACAGAACAGATTTTGAAACGGGGAATGTTCATGCTGTGATGGATGGTGACCTCGAAGATTTTATCATTGCTTATTTAAAATACCTGACAAACCAGAAGGCAAACGCTAAAGTATAACCCATGTCTGTGAAACAGGATATTTCCGGCACTTTAAGGAAAATCCAAAAGGAAATCCAACAACTTCCGAATATTACGGATCGTTTGAATTTCATTTTGGATATGACCCTCACTCTGTTTGGTGCCTCAACAGGAAGTATCTCCATTATGGACCAAGAAGAAAAGGTACTTACCATCGTTGCCGCCAAAGGTATGGATTGGGAGAAAAAAATTGCAGCGAAACTTCCCTTTAACTTAGGTGTGACAGGTCGAGCAGCTTCCACAAGAGAAATCATCTATGTTCCAGATGTTACTTTAGATAAAGACTATGTAAAACTCATTGAGACAGTTCGCTCTGAACTCGCCATTCCGCTTCTCACTAGAGATTCAACGGTGGGGGTTCTCAATTTAGAATCAGACAAGGTAAACTTTTTTTCACCAGACATCATCAACCAAGCTACATTATTTGCATCTCAGTTAACAATTGTTATTTTAGAAGAAAGAATTGCAAAAGAAGCATTTGAGAAATCAAAACGAGAAGAAGACCCAGTAGAAGAGATTTTAGGATATGATCCCAGTATTTTATTTTTAAAACATAGAATTCGGCAAGTAGGTCCTTCTGAGATTTCCGTTATGCTCATCGGTGAAGAGGGCTCAGGAAAGAAGTTGGTCGCAAAAGCACTCCATTATATCTCTCAGCGAAAAAGTGCACCATTCCACACAGTAGATTGTTCGGGACTCAGTTACGAATTATTAGAAGCAGAACTTTTTGGAAGTTTTAGTGGTAAAATATTCAATCCAGGTAAATTGGAACAAACAAACGGTGGTTCGTTGTACATTGAATCCATCGGAGACCTACCACCTAATCTACAAACGAAACTCTTTCAAACCTTACGTGACAAAACGATTCCCAATCCCACATCCAAAAAAAAAGAAGAAGTTTTAAACATCAGAATTTTCACAGGAAGTAAACGGGATCTTTTGGAAGACATCCAAAAAGAAACCTTTTCAATGGATTTATATTATCGCCTAGCAGAAGTTCCATTAAGAGTGCCACCTTTACGAGAAAGAAGAGGGGACATACCGCTACTTGCTCATCATTATCTCTACCAATACAACAAACAGTATGGAAGAAATAAATCCTTCTCTACTGAAGCATTGAAAGCTTTAACTGGTATGCCATGGAGTGGAAATGTAAGACAGTTACAAAGTGTCATCCAATATGCCGTCCTTGTCCCTCAAGAAACGGTTCTAGAACCTTATTCATTCCAGCAGGATGGGAAACGCGAAGAAGAAAACCGTGGAAAAGTTTCAGGATTTGGCCAGGGAACCGAAATTCTCACTCCAAGTGAGAACTTATCATTGAACTTAGCCATTGAAAAACTAGAGGCCGTTTGGATCAGGGAAGCCTTCCAAAGAGCAAATACACAGGAAGAAGCCGCAAAACTTCTAGGCATTAGCCGTGGTTCTTTGCAATATAAGATCAAAAATAATCAATTTCTGGACGGTTTCAGCACCTAATCCTAAGAAAAGAATGGATCGAAGAACGTATTTGGTCGATACTACTAGAAAGGAGCTTCGAAGTGGCAGAAAGTTATTACCGTACCATCAATGGTAAACATTATGACAATGAATTGTTAGAAATCGTTGAGAAGGCCACAAAACGTAGTAAAGCTCCTATTGGCAAAAACGTTGCAAAAACTTTATTCGATGCCATCAAAGATGGTGGCGATTACACCGATGTAGAAAAACGTACGGTCAAACACATTCGCGACAATTTTAAATTTTCTCCAGAAGCGGATGAATACTTAAGATCTGAAATTCGTAAATGGGCAGCTAAAATTTCTGTTCCTGCAGCGAAGAAAAAATCACAATCCAAATCAACCAATTCCAAAGAAACAATATCCAAATCAAAACAAACACGCACAAAAAAAACATCCATCACTGTGGATGAGTCGGAATCTTCATTTATGGAGATGTATGATTCTAGAGAAGAGTCTAATTATGAGGTCGCACCGACCCCAGAATACAATGAACTCGTTGCGCTTAATAAATTTCAAATCACTCAGAAACAAAATCAATTTGGTAAATACATTCTATTCGGACTTTTCGTTTTATTTTTAATCATTTTGCTTTTCTTTGGTGTTCGTAGTTGCAATCGAAGTTCCTCGTCGAACGGTTCGATCCAAGGTTCTGAAACTTCACAAGGTCAGGAATCTAACTCTCGTTCCTTAGAAAGAGTTACATTAAAAACTGGAACTGTTTCCAATCGTTTTGATTCTAGAGTCAAAGCCATTCGTTATATCAACGATTTACAAATTCGATTCATCAAACAAAGTATGGTCACCGAAGAAGAGGCTTCCAATAAAATTGCCACTTTGGCGGAAGCTCTCAAATCCTATCCTGGAATTAAAATTCGAGTAAAGGGTCATACTTGTTTTATTGGTGAGATGGATGAGAATAAGATTTTATCTGATGAACGTGCTAGGTTTATTTATGATGAACTCGTGAAAAACGGTGTAAACCAGAACCAGCTCGACTATCGAGGGTTTGGTGAAACCGCCGAAATTGATACCAACTTAACGGAAGCTGGTCGTATCAAAAATAGACGAGTTGATTTTACAGTTCTCTCGGTAAATCCTAAAGATTAGCTGATAATCGATATAAAGATTTAGCGAGCATCCGTTTGGTTGTCTGAACGGACTCATACAATCCTTCGTATAATAATAAAGATTTTTTGGCTACACCCAGTTGAGCATTCTCTTTTTCTTCTAAGCTCAAATGATCATCATACCCTTCTGTGATGGTGAGAATGACTCTTTGGATTCCCAGACTTAAAATTTCGTTTAAACCTTTCTTTTGAGAAACAGCTTCGTCTATTACATCCATTTGTTTGATATCTTCTGAGAAAGTTTTGGGATTGATTTGGTTCTTTTGGATTTGTTGGTAAATCCTCTGGGAAACCGTGAGACCTTGTCTTACTAAGATCATAAATTCCTTCAGTGATGTAATTGTATTTTGGATCTCTTTTTTGAGTAAACTTTGATCAAAGAAAGAATGATCCTGATGCAATTGTGTTCGAATTCTATTTTTAACTTCTTTTACAAATTCGATTTGTTTTGAGAGGATGTTTTGCTCTAAAGAAAATTCTTTATCAAATGTGGAATGTTCCATCCCTTCAATTCTAGCACCAAACTTAGTTAAATTGACCCAAGGGTTCTCTTTTGTATGATCCTCAAACCATTTTTTGAAAATTAACATTTTTTCATTTGTGATGTAAGATTCGTTTCCATTTCCAAGAACTTGTTTTTGCGGGAGAGCAAATAATTGTTTGTAATTGTGTTTTTCTCGTCGAAACTTTCGTGATTCAAGATAGTTGAGTCTTTCTTCGAGAATGGCTCCTTTCGAGTGAGCAAGACCCTTCGTAAAACTTAAGTCTTGTCCAACTAAATACACTTTCTTTGCACCCATGAGTGTTCCAAGACTTGCCGCATTTGTCGAAACGGATCCACCAAAAGGAACAGAACCAATTTCTTGCGAAGCAGTTTTTTCCAATACTTGTAACAAAGGAAAGGGAGAAGAGGTTACAAAACCTTTGTTTGGCCCCTTTTGCAATCGTAAGCTAAGATACGTGGAAGTCGGATCAAAAATCAAAATTCCTTCGCCCTGGTAGTCTTCTATGTATTGGCTATTGAGAGCTTGCGGATCCACTGAATATATCAGATCAGGATCCACTCCAAAGGAGGTTAAAATAGGAACCGCAGTGTCAACTGCCAAAAGCAAAAATTGATTTCGGTATTTCTTAATTTCTAAGATAGACTCAGACAAACTGGGTCCAGCGCAAGCAACGACGACTGGAATGTCAGAGGCAATTCCAAACAAATCAGAAACAGGTCGAAACTGAGACAATTCTGGTAAATTATAACAAATGTTTTTTGCCCAAATTTTTTCAAATCGAGTGAGAGTGGCAAGGTTTACATCTTTCTTATGAAACATTTGTTCGGCGATGAGCTTCAGTCTATGGTATTCTGTTTCTTTCCATTGCCAGGAACCTCTGTGAGGAACAAAACTGATCGGATGAGTTCCTTTTCCTTTGACTGCTTCGGACAGTTGGTCTTCCAAGTGATCGCCTGTCACTAGCACAAGTTTTTCAGATAACAGAGCTTCCGAAAAATCAAACTTACGAAAGGCTTCTAAAATCAAAAATGGAAAAGGTTCCATCCAAATGATGGATACTTTTGGTCTTTCTAATAAAAAAGGTATAATATATCCAATTCCTGCACCAAATAACAAATAGATTCGTTCCGTTCCATCATGTGGAAGTTCAGAAACAAATCGTAAGGCTTCTTTCTTCGGATCAAATTGACTGTGAATCCAAACACCATCAACTTGAATTGTATCATCCCCTGTTTTGGATAACACTCGTTTGTAATGAGTTCCTTCCGAAAAAGAATTTTCATTTTGAATCCATTCTGATACTTGCGAAGGTATGCTTGCTAAATTTTTGGAAAGAAAGGATTCGTTCACTTATGGTTCCAAGACAATTTTTACATTGGTATTTGGTGAAAGATTTGTATTTGCTTTCGGATCTTGTGATTTAACAAATCCAGATCCTTCTAAACTATAATTCACTTTTAGTTGTTTCAAAACTTGGATCACTTCAGACGCGGTAAGCCCAGCCAAGTCAGGCATTTGTTTTGGATCTACTTTATAGATTTTGTTCTTTTGATTTTGTAATCTGTATACCAATGCTTTTTCACTTCGTTCGACAATCGGAATGATACTCTCTACTACCTCACGAAACACGGGAGCAGCAATTCCTCCTCCAGTGTGAGACTCTCCACCAGGTTCATCAAAAACAATGAGACCAACATACTTTGGTTTTTCGGCTGGAAAAAATCCAAGAAAACTTGCAGTGAATAAACCTGCTTGATATCCTTCCCCTGCCTTTGCTTTTTGTGATGTTCCTGTTTTCCCTGCAATGAAGTAGTTTTCTAAATATGCTTTTTTCCCAGTTCCTTGAGACACTGCTTTCCCCATCGCATTCAGCGTTTTCGAGGCAGCACCTGGTTTAATGCCAATTAACTCTGATTTGGTGGAGAATTCATGAACCAATTCTCCATATGAATTTGTGATTTGAGAAACAACAGATGGCTCAAATAAAATCCCTCCATTTACGACGGCCGCCGCGGCTGTGATCAGTTGGATGGGTGTCACGGATACTCCTTGTCCAATGGATAAAAAGTAAGGTGTACTTTTATTCCATTTATTTTGTGGAGGAAGGTATCCTTTCGCTTCATGAATGGAAAAATTAGTTCTTTTTCCAAATTTGAAACTATCCAAATAACGATAGTAAGTTGCTTCATCTATTTTTTGAGCAGCTTTGATGATTCCGACATTACAAGAATATTGAAGGATTTCGTCCAAATTTAAATGACCATGGTTATCGGTGCATCGAATCACAGTTTTCCCAATTTCTATATAACCAGGGCAATGGAATCTTTCTCCGGGCAAAATTTTACCTTCGTTTAAGAGCATAAGAGCCACAAAAATTTTCATTGTGGAACCAGGTTCATACACATGGCGGATCGGCCAATTGGTGTGAGACTCAATCGGAAAGTCTTGAAAATGATTGGGGTCAAACGTAGGGAACGAAGCCATAGCCAGGATTTTACCAGTTTCTGTGTCCATGATCATCCCGATTCCACGTTTGGATGCAGTTTGTTGGAAAGCTTTTTGTAAGGATTTTTCTAATCTGTATTGAATAATGCTATCAATTGTTAGATGAACATTATTTCCTTTTGTAGATTCAGCATCAGGTGTGGATAGAAGCTCTAAGTTATACAACATCTCTATCCCGGAAAGTGCCTTGTCATCATCGTAACCAGTAAATCCAAGTAAACTTGCAGCTAGACTTCCTTGCGGGTAAATTCGTTTGTATTCTTTTTCGACTCTGACGCCTGGTAACGAGAGTGCTTTGATTTTTTCAGCTTTCGATAATTCGATTTCTCGTTTTAATAAGAAATAATTTTGTTTGTCTCTTATGATTTCTGTTAGTTTGTTTGTTGGTATTCCAAGGACTGGACTTAACTCTTGAGCGGTGAGATCTGGATCATAAATATTGGATGGATCAATTCCAACGGTTCCTGATTCTCTGGAGATCGCAAGTTCAATCCCTCGGCGATCATAAATGGTTCCTCGTTGAACAAACTTACTTGCTTTTAAGTTGATGATGTTTTCATTAAAGTAGGTGAGATACACCACACGAAAAAACAAAACGACAAATAATGATAAGATAAAATAAAAAATATACTTAAAGCGAAGTTTGTATTCTGTCATCGTTAAAAATAAAAGATTACCTTTCCTTTGATTTTTTCAACAGGCACAAGCCCAAAGGATCTTGAATCAGTGGAATACTGTCGGTTGTCTCCCAGCAACAAATAATATCCTGGTGGAATTCTACCTTGTTTGTCCATGGCAAGGAAGGGAGAGTGGTGTCGATTTAAGAAGACAGAGGTAGATGGTTCACTTGTGTAAGTTCCATTTGGAAGATAATTTTCTATTAACTCTGTTGAATCGATGAGCACTCGACCTGCTTGTATGGAATAAAATTCTCCAGGCAAACCTATCACACGTTTCACGACAAGCTCATCTTCCTGACTCACGAATAACACTAAATCCAATTTGTTGATATTAGGATCTGTGTACAATAATTCTGTGCCAAAAAATTTAGCGGAAATTGCAAATCCACCTTTCCAAACAAAGACTACTGACCCATGTTCTAGGGTTGGATACATGGAATTCCCTTGGACGGCGTAAATTTGGAATAAAAAGACCCTGACAAATAGTAAAAAACAGAGAAATAAGAAGATGAAGAGGCTTCGTCTCAAGTATCGTTTGAATTTTAACCACCAATCGGGGCCTTTAGTTTCTGTTTCCATATCCATCAAAAAACGATAAAAATCATTCGTGCATTTTTCCCCTTTCCAAAGAATGGAAAAGGAAGTTTCCGTAAATCTGAAGCCTAGAGAAGTCTATGTCACTTACAAAATATCAATTCCGAGCACAGTTTCGCTGTACCAATGACTCTTGTCGCAAAACGTACCCACTCCACCAAGTGATTTATTCCTGTTCCAGTTGTGGTGAACTTCTCAGTGTCGAACATGATTTAGACAGCCTGAAAAAAATCCCCGCCGAGGAATGGAAGTCTACATTTGAATCTCGTTTTCGTTCGAGCCAATTTCCCTATGCTTCTGGAGTTTGGGGAAAAAAAGAATGGGTTCTACCTGAAATCAAAGAGGAAAATATCATCACCTCTGGGGAAGGAACGACCCATCTTTATGATGCTTCTCGATTTGCCAAAGACTTAGGTCTTGGAAGTTTACATGTCAAACAGTGCGGTGTTTCTCATACAGGGTCGTTCAAAGATTTAGGAATGACAGTTCTCGTGAGCCAAGTGAACCAAATGATTGCCGATGGAGTTCCCATCAAGGCAGTTGCTTGTGCCTCTACAGGAGATACTTCCGCAGCCCTTGCTTCTTATGCTGCCAAAGCAGGAATTCCAGCCATTATTTTACTTCCAGCTAACAAGGTATCAACGGCACAGCTCATCCAACCTGTCTCGAATGGAGCCATCGTTCTTGCCTTAGAAACTGACTTTGATGGTTGTATGGCTGTGGTGAAAGAACTCACACAAGAAAAGTCCATTTACTTAGCAAATTCGATGAATTCCCTTCGCATTGAAGGACAAAAATCAATATCCATCGAAATCACTCAACAACTCGGTTGGAAAGTGCCTGATTGGGTTGTGATCCCTGGTGGAAATTTGGGCAATGTATCAGCTCTTGGAATGGGATTTGAAATGTTATTGGAACTAGGTTTGATACAGAAACTTCCAAGGATCATATTGGCACAGGCAAAAAATGCGAGTCCATTGTATGAATCGTATAAGAAAGGTTTTGCGGAGTTTTCTCCCGTCACTGCTGAGAAAACCTTGGCTTCTGCGATTCAAATTGGAGATCCTGTCTCCGTGAAAAAAGCGATCCGTGTTCTGAAGAAATTCAACGGAATTGTCGAAGTGGCGACAGAAGAAGAATTGGCAAATGCGGCCGCCAAAGGGGATTTATATGGACTCTACAACGATCCACATACGGGTGTGGCACTTGCCGCACTTCTAAAATCAATCCAATCAGGAGAGGTAAAACAAGGTGAGTCAGTGGTTGTGATTTCCACTGCGAATGGTCTCAAATTCACAGAATTCAAATTAGCCTTCCATGAAGGAAAGATTCCGAAAGTGGACGAAACCCTTCGGAATGTGATTTTACCATGCAAACCGACTTTGTCTGGTGTGATGGAAATTCTTGGCAAACATTTGAAGAAACCATAAATCGCTAGACAAAACCTCATTCGGCTGGCAACTTCTTTAGGTTTATCGGTATGTCCCAAGAGTTTTCTCTCAGTCCAGATTTTTGTCGTATAGTCGATCAGGCTGTTGAGGCAGGGAAAAAAATTTCCATGATCACCTATGTGATGGGAGACATAGGTGAGGCAAAACTCAAATACATCTTACATAAGATTTTGAGTACCTATGGTCGTGAAGATCTGATGGAACTCTTTTACACATCTGCAAAAGAATTGATCGTCAATTCAACAAAAGCGGCGATCAAACGGATCATTTTTAAAGAATTCGAACTAAACATACAGAGTTTAGAGGATTATGAAGAAGGAATGAAACTCTTCAAATCGAGTTTGAATGAAAGAAAATTCCCCACCTACAAACAAAAAATGAGGGAATCTGGTCTTTTTGTAAAAATCACTTGTATCTATCAAAAAAACAAAATTGATTTAGAAATTAGAAATAATTTTCCATTACTTCCTATCGAAGCCAAAAGAGTAAAAGAAAAGTTTATCAATGCAAAAAAGTATGATAATTTATTTGAATTCTTTATGGAACATGGCGACAGTACAGAAGGTGCGGGTATGGGAATCACAATGGTAGAAATATTATTGTCCCAATCAGGATTTGACCGTCGTTTATTTTCAATCTATTCATCAGAAAGGAAAAAGGAAACAGTAGCGCGAGTGGAAGTTCCATTGGATCATCATCCTAGAACAAATGGAACTCCTGAACAACTGTTCGTAGAATAATGTCAGAACTAAGCTCAAAAGCAGACCAACTAAAAAGACAAGCAGACCTTCTCGGTCTGACAAGAGAAGCCGTATTTACTGATGAACAAGCCAAGGAAGTTTTACAAGGGAAAATTACAGATGGTTATCTTGTAAAAGTAAAAATAGATTTGGATAGTTTGAATGGTATGGTGCTCATTCTTGTGTCTTCCATACGAAAACACATTATGGAACTCTATGCCGTTGTGGGTACGTCTCCCACGTTTCGTCGCATTCGTACCTTTGCAGACCATGTTCAAATATCTACAGACTTAGGTGATATTGGAAAATCAGGTGGATATGATCCTGCCATTTCAGAAAACATTGGTCGCGCCGTTCATAGAGCATTCACCAAAGAGAAGTTAGAAGAACTGCTTCCACTTTGGCAAAAAAAAGACCCATCCCACATTACGGAACTTTTGGAAAAACCAATCCTCACTGCGACAAAAGGAAGGAATATCAAATTACAGGCAGAGGTTGATAAGATCTCCACAGCAAAGTTTCGGTATGAAAATCCTATGAAAGGTGTTATCCTTCCCATCCCGAGACCAGATGATGAAGCTGAGTCAGCACAAGATGCATCCATTCCCTCTATCTCCACAGAGCCACCCAAAGGGGAAGGTTCTGCTTTAGACAGACAGATTGCACAATTCCGAGTTGGTTTCCCAAAAGAACTCAATATGAAAACAGTGATTTCACCTATCAATGGCGTGGAGTTTGATAACCTAATCGAAGGAATGGAAATTTTATTCCGAGTTCCAACAGAAACTCCTGAAGGATTGACGAATGCGCAGATTTTAGGGCTCATCGATGAAGAAGGGAAAATCAAAAAAGAACCTGTGGTGGGTAAATTTTTAGGAATTGCTAGCAACAAAACAGAATACCATATTTTTGCTGAAGGTCCTAATCAGTATTTATTTCACTCCGTAGAAGAACATCCAGTCAAAGTGGCGATTCCAAAACCAGCGACAATTGCTGGCTCTGGTAACAAATCGGGCAACAGTGGATCACAAAAAAAGAAACCTGGCTCCAATCAGCCCCAAGAATCAAAATCTTCTGGCGCCAACTTATTCATGTTAATGGGAGCCTTCATCACTATCGTTCTGATTGGTGTGCTTATCTTTGTGATGGTGATTTTGTAAAGGGATATGCCAATTAATAATAAGTATTTTCAATTGCTTATCTTCCTATTGGAAAGATAAGAATTACAAAAATGTCTTAATTCTTTTTCCAGCTCGCCCATTGGACGCGATTGGTTCCTGTCCCATCAATCGATACGATGACCCAAGTATCTTTTCCAAAAGCGATACCTTTCCAGGAATTGTTAGCTGCTGTTGCTCGTGCAGTCCATGAAATTCCATCGGTGGAAGTCATAATTCGATTGTTACCCGTAAATGATGCTGCCAAATACATTCCGTTCCCATACAAAACTTCATACCAATCGTTTTGTTCTGATGATGTATGTGAAGTCCAATTGATTCCATTAGTTGATGTCATCACTCGATTTGTACCCGATCTAGCAACCGCAACAAATTTTCCTTTTCCATAGGTGACAGAGCGCCAGTCGTTTAGTTCAGCCGATGTACGGAGTGTCCAATTGATTCCGTCAGTGGAAGTTGCAACTTGATTGGTACCGGCGCCAGCGACAGCTACAAATAAATTGTTACCAAAAGTAACACTCCGCCAAGCGTTCGCAACAGGTGCAGACCTTGTTGTCCAGGTGATACCATCTGTTGAAGTTGCCCAGCTTCCTCCACTTGTGACCGCAACAAAGATTCCATTTCCAAACGTAACCCAATCAAAAGTACTACTTGGACTAGTGCGTGCAGTCCAAGTGATGCCATCAGAGGAGCTCATGATTCGATTTGTTCCACTATTTGCAACTGCTACGTAAATATTGTTACCATAAGCAACGCTGAGCCATTGGTTTGCTTCAGAAGCTGATCTTGCTGTCCAAGTAATTCCATCAGCAGAGGTCATCACTCGATTGGTTCCATCTTGTGAAACAGCAACAAATTGATTGGAAGCAAACAAAATCCCTGCCCAAACATTTGCCTCTGTGGCTTGTGCCAAAGTAAAACTACTGAGTGAACATGACTCGGGAGAAGTTTCACAAGTTTTTGACGCATTTAATAATAGATAGGCTTCTAAGAAAGTGCGAGAATCGTTATTTGATTTCGAATAACAAGAATAAAATAGGAAAAAAATACAAATGATAAGGAAGAGAAACGAAAAAGAAAACTACAATTGAACACGAGATACCTCAAAAAATTTAAATCAAACCTCCATTATTAGAAGGGATCTGTGTTAGATTGCAAGAGATTATTTATCGTATTCTAACCCGCAACGACGATGTTCACGAGTTTGCCTTTGACAAAGATCTCTTTTTTGATTTCTTTGCCTGTCCAAAACGGCTTTGCCTTTTCCACTTCTTTGGCAAGAGCAATCGCTTCCTTTTCTTGGATATCTCTTGGAGCTAAAAATTCCCCCCGCATCTTTCCATTCACTTGGACAACAATTGTGATATTAGCATCAATTAAATACTTCTCATCCCATTTTGGATAGGGATGGTAAGCGAGAGATTCTTTGTGTCCTAGTTTTGCCCATAGTTCTTCTGCTAGGTGAGGTGCAAATGGAGACAGTGCTAAAACAAAAGGTTCCAATACTTGTTTTGGTTTTCTTGGATTGCTTGTGAACTCATTGATGAAGATCATCATTTGAGAAACCGCTGTGTTAAAAGAAAAACTGTCGATATCGTCTTTTACTTTTTTGATGGTGCGGTTAAGGGTTTTGAGCTCTGCTTCGTTAGGTTCGATGTCTTCTACAAAGAAGGATTCGTTATCACCTGAGTGAAAGAGACGCCAAACACGATTTAAAAATCGGAACACACCATCCACACCATTTTTACTCCATGGTTTGGACATCTCAAATGGACCCATAAACATCTCAAAAAGTCTTAGAGTATCAGCACCATATTCAGAAACCACATCGTCTGGATTGACAACATTCCCTCGTGACTTAGACATTTTGCCTTTGTCTTCCCCAAGGATGAGACCTTGGTGGACTAATTTTTTAAATGGCTCTGGTGTAGAGACATGGCCCAAATCAAAAAGGATTTTGTGCCAAAATCTGGAGTATAACAAATGTAATACGGCATGCTCTGCTCCACCCACATACACTTCGACAGGCATCCACATCTTTTCAAGTGTTGGATCAATGAGTTTCTCATTGTTTCTTGGATCAATGTAACGAAGGTAATAATAACAAGAACCGGCCCACTGTGGCATGGTATTGGTTTCTCTTTTGCCGATTTCCCCTGTTTCTGGATCCTTATACACTAACCAATCTTTCGCAAGGGCAAGAGGAGATTCACCTGTTCCAGAAGGTTTGAATTCTTCCAAATCAGGAAGAACTAAAGGAAGTTCAGATTCTTTCAGGGCTTTTGGTGTTCCGTCTTCAAAATGCACAAGAGGGATGGGCTCTCCCCAATACCTTTGTCTGGCAAACAGCCAATCTCTGAGTTTGAATTGGATTTTTTTACGACCGATGCCTTTTTTCTCTGCCCAATCCACCATTGTTTGGAAGGCATCTTTGTAAGATTTTCCATCTAACTGCACTTCTGCGGAAGAGGAGTTGATACAAACTGATTCCTTGGAATCAAATGCAAGATTGGGTTCCATTTTCCCATCAATCACTTGTTTGATGGAAAGTTGGAATTTTACAGCAAAATCATAGTCACGTTGGTCGTGCGCTGGAACCGCCATAATGGCACCAGTTCCATAGGAAATTAATACATAATCAGAGATATAAATAGGAACTTTGATGGAAGGATCTGTTGGTAAACTTGCATAACTACCAGTGAATACACCCGTTTTGTCTTTATTCAGCTCTGTTCGTTCTAAATCACTTTTTAGAGAACAATCCTTTTGATAAGATTCAACCGCTTGCTTTTGTTCGGTAGTGGTGAGTTCCGCAACCAATGGATGTTCCGGTGCCAGAACTAGATACGTCGCACCAAAAATTGTATCAGGTCGTGTTGTATACACAGTGATGTCTTTGGATAAGTGAGGAACATGGAAGTTGATTTCTAAACCTTCCGACTTTCCAATCCAATTTCTCTGCATTTCGAGCGTGGATGGTGGCCATTCACAAAGAGATAGATCATTTAAAAGTCGTTCCGCATAAGCAGTGAT containing:
- the leuS gene encoding leucine--tRNA ligase, which produces MNYPFQDIEQKWQKYWDDHQTFRTNAHSSKPKYYCLDMFPYPSGAGLHVGHPEGYTATDIISRLKRMEGYEVLHPMGWDAFGLPAERYAMTTGIHPRITTKNNIDTFRRQIKSLGLSYDWNREISTTHPDYYRWTQWIFLQIYNSYFDRKANKALPIETLIKTLESEGSRQFEGIELPKGIQFTASEWKSKSRKDKEDILSHFRLVYEANIPVNWCEALGTVLANEEVEEWTSKGYSVERKPMRQYMMRITAYAERLLNDLSLCEWPPSTLEMQRNWIGKSEGLEINFHVPHLSKDITVYTTRPDTIFGATYLVLAPEHPLVAELTTTEQKQAVESYQKDCSLKSDLERTELNKDKTGVFTGSYASLPTDPSIKVPIYISDYVLISYGTGAIMAVPAHDQRDYDFAVKFQLSIKQVIDGKMEPNLAFDSKESVCINSSSAEVQLDGKSYKDAFQTMVDWAEKKGIGRKKIQFKLRDWLFARQRYWGEPIPLVHFEDGTPKALKESELPLVLPDLEEFKPSGTGESPLALAKDWLVYKDPETGEIGKRETNTMPQWAGSCYYYLRYIDPRNNEKLIDPTLEKMWMPVEVYVGGAEHAVLHLLYSRFWHKILFDLGHVSTPEPFKKLVHQGLILGEDKGKMSKSRGNVVNPDDVVSEYGADTLRLFEMFMGPFEMSKPWSKNGVDGVFRFLNRVWRLFHSGDNESFFVEDIEPNEAELKTLNRTIKKVKDDIDSFSFNTAVSQMMIFINEFTSNPRKPKQVLEPFVLALSPFAPHLAEELWAKLGHKESLAYHPYPKWDEKYLIDANITIVVQVNGKMRGEFLAPRDIQEKEAIALAKEVEKAKPFWTGKEIKKEIFVKGKLVNIVVAG